In Zingiber officinale cultivar Zhangliang chromosome 11B, Zo_v1.1, whole genome shotgun sequence, a single window of DNA contains:
- the LOC122034473 gene encoding 1-acyl-sn-glycerol-3-phosphate acyltransferase PLS1-like, producing the protein MAVPVALVVLPLGLLFLLSGLIVNFVQAIFFVTIRPFSKSMYRRINRVVAELLWIELVWLVDWWAGVKVELYGDSKTFELMGKEHALLICNHRSDIDWLVGWVLAQRSGCLGSALAVMKKSSKLLPVIGWSMWFTEYLFLERSWAKDENTLKLGLQRLKDFPRPFWLALFVEGTRFTPEKLLAAQEYAASQGLPIPRNVLIPRTKGFVSAVQIMRPFVPAVYDVTVAIPSDQPSPTMLRILKGQPSVVHVHVKRHPLADLPGTDEGVSQWCKDIFVAKDAFLDKYKSEGSFGVEQRQIGRPVKSLLVVMFWFGLLSYATFKFFKWTELLSTWKGVAVTATGLLLVTAVMHIFVRFSQSERSASAKAARNRAKKD; encoded by the exons ATGGCAGTTCCCGTGGCGTTGGTGGTGCTTCCCCTCGGCCTGCTCTTCCTCCTTTCCGGCCTGATAGTGAACTTCGTTCAG GCTATATTTTTCGTGACAATACGACCGTTTTCGAAGAGTATGTATAGGAGGATTAATAGAGTGGTGGCTGAATTACTATGGATCGAGTTAGTCTGGTTGGTTGATTGGTGGGCTGGTGTCAAG GTTGAGCTGTATGGAGATTCCAAAACCTTTGAATTAATGG GAAAAGAGCATGCACTTCTCATATGCAATCATAGAAGTGATATTGATTGGCTTGTTGGATGGGTTCTAGCACAG CGTTCAGGCTGCCTTGGTAGTGCATTAGCAGTCATGAAGAAGTCATCAAAGCTCCTTCCA GTCATTGGATGGTCAATGTGGTTTACTGAATACCTCTTTCTGGAAAGAAGTTGGGCTAAGGATGAGAACACACTTAAG TTAGGTTTACAACGATTGAAAGACTTTCCAAGACCATTTTGGCTGGCTTTGTTTGTTGAGGGGACACGCTTTACTCCTGAAAAGCTTTTAGCAGCGCAAGAATATGCAGCTTCACAGGGTCTGCCCATCCCTAGAAATGTTCTCATTCCTCGAACCAAG GGTTTTGTTTCAGCAGTACAGATCATGCGACCTTTTGTTCCTGCTGTATATGATGTAACAGTGGCCATTCCTTCCGATCAACCATCACCAACAATGCTTAGGATTCTGAAAGGGCAACCATCAGTG GTGCATGTCCACGTGAAACGACACCCATTAGCGGATCTTCCTGGAACAGATGAGGGGGTGTCGCAGTGGTGTAAAGACATATTTGTAGCTAAG GATGCTTTCCTGGACAAATACAAATCAGAGGGCAGCTTTGGGGTTGAACAAAGGCAAATTGGTCGTCCTGTGAAATCATTGCTG GTGGTAATGTTTTGGTTCGGCCTTCTGTCATAtgcaacattcaaattcttcaaATGGACTGAACTATTGTCAACATGGAAAGGAGTTGCAGTTACTGCTACGGGGCTTTTACTGGTGACGGCAGTTATGCACATTTTTGTTAGATTCTCCCAGTCCGAGCGTTCAGCTTCAGCCAAAGCTGCGCGAAATAGAGCTAAGAAGGACTAG
- the LOC122034665 gene encoding adenylosuccinate synthetase, chloroplastic-like: protein MALSSIAVDPVALCGGGSRSRIWSSLTPSHLAPSAGFGWRRKASAAAASRTVSATAAPTAVEEVGQGDVFERVASLSQVSAVLGTQWGDEGKGKLVDILAKSFDVVARCQGGSNAGHTIYNDEGKKFALHLVPSGILNEETLCVIGNGVVVHLPGLFQEIHGLESNGVLCTGRILVSDRAHLLFDFHQVVDGLREAELANSFIGTTKRGIGPCYSSKVIRNGIRVCDLRHMDTFAQKLEILLRDAASRFEGFEYTTDILKSEVEKYKRFAERLEPFVADTVQVINESILQKRKILVEGGQATMLDIDFGTYPFVTSSSPSAGGICTGLGIAPKNLGDLIGVVKAYTTRVGSGPFPTEILGKDGDLLRDAGREFGTTTGRPRRCGWLDIVALKYCCQINGFSSLNLTKLDVLSELPEIKLGISYRQTDGEKLKSFPADLSLLEQVQVDYEVLPGWNSDISSIRKYNDLPLAARQYVELIEQLVGVPIHYIGVGPGRDAIICK, encoded by the exons ATGGCCCTCTCTTCGATCGCCGTCGATCCCGTCGCCCTCTGCGGCGGCGGTAGCCGGAGTCGGATCTGGAGTTCCCTCACTCCCTCACACTTGGCCCCTTCGGCTGGGTTCGGCTGGCGTAGGAAGGCCTCCGCTGCTGCTGCCTCCAGAACTGTGTCGGCCACCGCGGCCCCAACGGCCGTTGAAGAGGTCGGCCAGGGGGATGTCTTCGAAAGGGTGGCGTCGCTGAGTCAGGTTTCCGCCGTGCTAGGCACGCAGTGGGGCGATGAGGGTAAAGGGAAGCTCGTCGATATCCTTGCAAAGAGCTTTGATGTCGTTGCGCGTTGCCAG GGTGGTTCAAATGCTGGACATACCATTTACAATGATGAGGGTAAAAAATTTGCACTCCATCTTGTTCCTTCTGGAATTCTGAATGAGGAAACTCTCTGTGTTATTGGTAACGGAGTTGTTGTTCATCTTCCTGGTTTATTTCAAGAAATTCATGGTCTGGAATCCAATGGAGTTTTATGCACTGGAAGAATATTGGTGTCTGATCGTGcccatttgttatttgattttcaCCAAGTCGTAGATGGATTGAGAGAAGCCGAgcttgcaaattcttttattggaACAACCAAAAGAGGAATCGGTCCATGTTATTCAAGCAAGGTTATACGGAATGGAATAAGGGTTTGTGACCTCAGACACATGGATACGTTTGCACAGAAGCTTGAGATTTTATTGAGGGATGCTGCATCTAGGTTTGAAGGATTTGAATATACTACTGACATTCTTAAGAGTGAGGTTGAGAAGTACAAAAGATTTGCAGAGAGGTTAGAACCTTTTGTTGCTGATACTGTTCAGGTGATAAATGAGTCAATTTTGCAAAAGAGGAAAATATTGGTTGAAGGTGGTCAAGCAACTATGTTGGATATTGATTTTGGAACTTATCCATTTGTGACCTCTTCTAGTCCCTCCGCTGGTGGAATTTGCACAGGATTGGGGATAGCTCCAAAAAACCTTGGTGATCTTATTGGTGTT GTGAAGGCTTACACAACCAGAGTTGGTTCTGGTCCTTTTCCAACAGAAATATTGGGCAAAGATGGTGACCTTCTTAGAGATGCTGGGAGGGAGTTTGGAACAACTACTGGTCGTCCTCGCCGCTGTGGCTGGCTTGATATAGTTGCATTGAAGTATTGCTGTCAGATCAATGGTTTTTCTTCTCTGAATCTCACCAAGCTTGATGTGCTATCTGAACTTCCAGAAATCAAGCTTGGTATTTCATATCGGCAAACTGATGGCGAAAAGCTCAAGTCATTTCCTGCAGATCTCAGTCTTCTTGAGCAAGTACAG GTCGATTATGAAGTGCTACCTGGGTGGAACAGCGATATTTCATCTATCCGAAAGTACAACGACCTTCCCTTAGCCGCTCGTCAGTATGTTGAGCTGATAGAACAGCTTGTTGGTGTTCCCATTCATTACATTGGTGTCGGACCTGGACGTGATGCCATTATTTGCAAATGA